From Plasmodium reichenowi strain SY57 chromosome Unknown, whole genome shotgun sequence:
TCGTACTTTTCAATATTTATGAGGGTCATCAATTCATCCAACAAATTAAACTTCAGAGTATAATCGTCTTTCGTATTTGAAGAAAAGGAAGGAGATGAATTGACTTCAATTAACCATGgttttaaattattatcaataaGGATATCAAATCCATATAATTCGAAACAATGTTTAtcattaattataattttatgaaCAGCTAGAAAAGATTGAATAATACAttcttctatatttttaattaatatggtaatattttcatatcCATAACGActaatcatatataaaaacaattcTCTAACAAACCATTTCCCTCCTACTGTATCATCATACCCTTCTGCATTTTTTTGTATGGATACATTGGTTAAATGCATAGTAACAT
This genomic window contains:
- a CDS encoding tubulin--tyrosine ligase, putative, with the translated sequence GFARFSHTYFKNEKTNMNDVTMHLTNVSIQKNAEGYDDTVGGKWFVRELFLYMISRYGYENITILIKNIEECIIQSFLAVHKIIINDKHCFELYGFDILIDNNLKPWLIEVNSSPSFSSNTKDDYTLKFNLLDELMTLINIEKYDIPQIDRIGDFDCIYRNGEKIQNLDPYNFHSHL